The genomic DNA GACGAATACGGGCAACGCATCTTGAGTGGGAGTGTGAAATCGTCTGATAGAGAAAAGGTGTTGGCTGTGACCGATCAGGACATAAGGTCCAAGGTCTGCGCGCTTGCCTTGACTGTATTCCACGCGCTTGGCGCGCGCGACTATGGCCGTATAGATATCCGTCTAGACCAGTACGGCACACCACATTTCCTAGAAGCCAATTTGCTACCCAGTCTGATCCAAGGATATGGGTCATTCCCCAGAGCATACAGACTCACTATAAAGCAGAGCTATGAACATATGATTTTGCACATTGTGCGGCTTGCTCTGTCGCGTTCTGGTAATGTTGAGCCTACGGCTCAACCGCTTTTGAAACTGTCTATTGGTTGAGATGCTTAATATCTAGCTGTGGTATCAGGACAGCCTCGTCCGTTTGTAGCAAAAACTCTATGGCTTTTACGGCCTGGGCGGTAGTAATAGCAGAACTGTTGAGAGGCAAGCCAGCTTTGGCAAATTAAGTCGGTTTTTATAGTGCCGGGGTAAAAACCGCTGACGCGCACATTGTATGCAGCTGCCTCTTGTTGCAGGGCTTTTGTGAACCCGGTAATCGCCCACTTCGAGGCATTGTAAATCGAGCGGTTGGGGCGGGCAATTAGCCCTGCCTGCGAAACAACGTTGATGATAAGTCCACTCTTCTG from Verrucomicrobiia bacterium includes the following:
- a CDS encoding SDR family oxidoreductase — its product is MKTVVITGGSDGLGKATAENNCDYYVCDVKDATQVAETFQKIHDKHQRIDVLLNNAGVIVNGDLVDTTYEDITNVITTNTLGSVYSAKAALQYMKPQKSGLIINVVSQAGLIARPNRSIYNASKWAITGFTKALQQEAAAYNVRVSGFYPGTIKTDLICQSWLASQQFCYYYRPGRKSHRVFATNGRGCPDTTARY